A stretch of Lathyrus oleraceus cultivar Zhongwan6 chromosome 6, CAAS_Psat_ZW6_1.0, whole genome shotgun sequence DNA encodes these proteins:
- the LOC127095652 gene encoding cellulose synthase A catalytic subunit 1 [UDP-forming]-like, with protein sequence MSVLPSVQPFHEIAYPLWLTSAICEIWFALSGILDQFPKWSPINREIYLDRLAIRYDRDGEPSQLALIDVFVSTENPLKEPPLIIANIVLSILSIDYPTNKVFCYVSDDGSAMLTFEALSETVSWKLQEAIAPKFEEECCFWKAC encoded by the coding sequence ATGTCGGTTCTCCCTAGTGTCCAGCCATTCCATGAAATAGCATATCCATTGTGGTTGACATCAGCTATCTGTGAGATTTGGTTCGCGTTATCCGGGATTTTGGATCAGTTTCCAAAGTGGTCGCCCATTAACCGTGAGATTTATCTTGACAGGCTTGCTATAAGATATGATCGTGACGGAGAACCATCACAGTTGGCCCTTATTGACGTTTTCGTCAGTACAGAGAACCCTCTCAAGGAGCCGCCTCTTATCATTGCAAATATTGTTTTGTCTATACTCTCCATTGATTACCCTACCAACAAGGTTTTCTGCTATGTATCAGATGATGGTTCAGCTATGCTGACTTTTGAAGCCTTATCAGAAACAGTTTCCTGGAAACTTCAAGAAGCTATTGCTCCAAAATTTGAAGAAGAATGTTGCTTCTGGAAAGCTTGCTAA